GCGTCGCGCAGGCACGCGGCTTCCAGATGGCGCTGGAGCCGTCGCTCACGCATGGTTTTGCGCATTTGCTGGACCACGCACTGCAGCAGTCGGGATGGACCGAGCCGGTGCCGGCCTCCGTTACGCGCCCGGCGGCCGAGCCGGCGGACAGGCCGCGCTATCTCAACTGAGTCAACCGAGCCCCGGGCTTCGCACCGATCTCAACCGGCGCGCGAAGAATGCCACCTCAGCCGGCGCCGGGCCGCGATTCCTGCCACCGCTTCATGGCCTCGTCGTCGCTCTGGCGCGCATCGACCCAGCGCGCGCCGGCCGGCGTCTGCTCCTTCTTCCAGAACGGGGCCTGGGTCTTGAGGTAGTCCATCAGGAACTCGCAGGCCTGGAAGCTCTCGCCCCGGTGCGGCGAGGTCACGGCCACCAGCACGATCTGGTCCTGCGGCTGCAGCAGGCCGATGCGGTGGATCACGCGCGCCGCCAGGATGTCGAAGCGCCGATGCGCCTCGTCGATCATGGCCTCGATGGCCTTCTCGGTCATGCCGGGGTAGTGTTCGAGCTCCAGGCTGGCCACGCCCACGCCGTCATTGCGGTCGCGCACCGTGCCGACGAACGCGCAGACGGCGCCCACCCGCGCGTCGCCGGCGCGCAGCCGGGCCACCTCGTCGGCGAGATTGAAGTCGTCAGCGGTGATCAGGACGCGGGCAGCAGACATGAAGCCGATTCTGCCACTGCGCCCAGGCAGACATGGGCGCGTGGGCGCTGCCGGCTAGCCGCGCAAGGCGCCCAGCACCGTGCGCACGTCCTCCGCATCGCTGTAGCAGTGAAAACCGAAACGCAGCAGGCCCCGCCTCACGTTGAACTTGACCCCTGCTTCGCGCAGCCGCGCGGCGAACGCGTTCAGCACCGGATCGCTGGACGAGTAGCCATCGCCCTGCCCCATGTGTCCCACGGTGACCAGATGCGTCTCGCGGTCCCGGCCGGGCGCGCGGCAGACCGGCAGGCCGGCATGCCCC
This Variovorax terrae DNA region includes the following protein-coding sequences:
- the moaE gene encoding molybdopterin synthase catalytic subunit MoaE, whose product is MSAARVLITADDFNLADEVARLRAGDARVGAVCAFVGTVRDRNDGVGVASLELEHYPGMTEKAIEAMIDEAHRRFDILAARVIHRIGLLQPQDQIVLVAVTSPHRGESFQACEFLMDYLKTQAPFWKKEQTPAGARWVDARQSDDEAMKRWQESRPGAG